The DNA segment TTTGAATGGTGATGCTGACACTCGTGCTAGAGCAACAAGGGAAGGCAAATGTTAGGATACAGAAGAAACTGTAATGGTGTTTCTCACCATCCACAAAAGGCATCTATGGCTAGCAGTGGTTAAAAAAACATAATCAGGCCTTTATTGTGTCAAAACCTATAAACAGAGATCAGTATTGCCCTGTTGAAGTTGTAATAACAAGCATCTAGGAGCAAGGAAACACAACTTTAGGTATGGATGCACACTGCTTGTTACCTGGATCCCTGTTTCAAAGCTTCCGATTTAAAGCCCCTGCTCAAGATGGCCCAGAATACACTGCATGCCTTGCTCTGCCAAATGGGAAGTTCTGACAAGCCATTTTAAGACCTCTTACAAACTCCAGCAGATGAAACAAAAAACTAAGCAGCATGTGCTGCAAAATCAAATCTCACATTATCTAGGAAAAACCAGCACCTTATTCAACAAGAATGACTTGTCAAAATTTCTGCAGCTTAACCCTTACTGCAGCCCATCCAAAAATTGAGTGAAACTGAACTACATCATCCCTTTTGCACACCAGCAAAAATATTGGCTATAGTAAAAAGAAAGTACATCGCAGAGCTTTAGTATGCAAGTTCCAGATCTGTAGTGAATGAAATACTGCAGAAGTTCTATTTCTAGTTTCATCACACTTTGTATGATACCATGGCAATAAACAATGTGTCCTAAAATAAAGCCAGAATTTCTGATGTGAACTTCTGAAAATTCTTGAGGGGAAGCAGATTAACAGAACAACTATGTATCAGATAATATCAAGTAACTGTAATGTTTCTTCAATTCCTTACTTTCAAGATAAGGTTCTAATACCCATTACTTTTAGGTAATGTACAATGCCCACTGTAACAAAGATCAGTACAGTTCTGTGCCCCCCTTTCCACACAATTTAAGAGCAAATCAATGATGAACTCtaatcagagggaaaaaagaaaagtaataattaCCTCTAGTACATGCATGAAatctttaaatattcttttcctttcagactcCAGAGTGATGTCTTCAAATGCTGGCTCCTTCACAAATCTATCTCTGAtctgtaagaaaagcagcaatgaaatACATGCcatacagaaataataataataaaaaaaatcatgattttgCCAGCGTACTGTTACAAggctgaactttttttttatgccagCTTCACAACCAGAAGAGTCTTCAGTAAAACTGTAACAGATGGAAGCAGGCAGAGTCAGACTGTTTTTCCCTGCATATGCCATTAAAGACATGCAAGCTTGTAAATGCACGCATTTTTATACAAAGTATACTTTGAgaggaaagcttttaaaaggtTATCTTAACCTGAACAAAGTTACAGACTCTTAACTAAGCAAAGTCTTTTATCTCCATATCAATTGTTAGGGGGCTTcgtgtgttttggggtggggtttttttgggtggtggtggtggtggttgtttttgttttaaactattCAAACAGAAGTATCAAATGAAGTTATTCACatcaaatttcaaattttactgaagaaatgACAGGACAAATTTCATGGGTCTAAGTTATATAGAAACATTAACAACTTAGAGAATCAAGGTTTACTTATACAAGCATTAGCATGCTCAGCCTGTTAAATACATTTGGAAAGACTTTCATAATTGACTGACGATACATACATCTTCCCAGACAGCGTCCAGTTCAATGGGAGGAGTAGCTTGCTTCAACATGCTCTTGAAGGCAGACTCTTTCCGCTTCATTTTGCGagcttcttctttctccctctctctttcacGGGCTTCTGCCTTCTCTAGCAGCTGTATCAAAAGCCGTAAGATTCATTTGAAAGATATCAAAATGGAAGACTAATAATTCAGTTTAATGCAATTTCTGGAAAGCCCAATGACAGTTTATCTTTAGCGCTCCCCATTAGTCACTCGGGTATACAGGAAAATTAACccattacttatttttaaagcatgcaACTGCTGTTTCTCAAACAGAATCTAAAATAGTTAATACACCATGCAAGCCAGGactacagaaacacacacacacaaaaatccctGGTGAGAAAAGTTATAAAAGACAACATTATTTAATTCCCTACCACAGAATTTCTCAAGTTGAAATATTTCATGATTTGAATAAAGATAAACCTCTGCAACCTTTATTTTGCGAACTGGTATCAGGATAAGCAACTCAAAGCACGGCATCTCTCAAATACTATGAAAGTAGTCATAGCATACACAGAAAATAGGTGCCGATTCTTGTTCTTATAAGAAATTTCGTATTACAAGTTTCTGAACATTCCTATATATTAATACTTACACTGTTGAAAGCCAGCTTGATATTTCCTGCATCTAAAGTAGTAGCTCTTTTAGTTGAACTGATGACCGTAACAAAATCTTCAAAAGAAGTATTCACTTCAACCACAAATCCTTTATCCTGTAAGAAAATTGCTTCTTTGGCATCAGGTAAGTCAGGAACCCTCACTTCAGTGCTAATGCACATGACATCAATGCAATGTGAAATCCCATCTCCCAGTAGCAAATTCACTTGAATGATAtatttggcattaaaaaaagaaaccacgTAATAGCACATTTTCCCCCCTCTCACCTTTAAGATATCCTTTATTATCTTCTTCTCATCATGATAACGTGCTTTCAAGTCTTCAACATAGAACTTGAAAAGGTCAAGTGCTGTTGATCCTGATGAAAAAACTAGATAAGTCAAAAGCTAGCTCTAATACaagagctgcatttttttagacatttagaaaatatacaaataaCCCTACTCTATTCTGCCCCAAATCCAAGACCTTTACCTGACTTCCTACAGGGTTGGAAAAGACAGTATTCTTACCAGGCTGACCAAGCATATTAGTGAATCTGATGTCAGAGCTTATGGTTGGGTACAACTCCATCCAAGAGGACATCGAATGTAGTTGTCCATGCTCATGCAGTTCATCTAAAAATAGCtacaaaacacaaatgaaaggaAGATTTGTAATCACTCATCACACTTTTACTTGGTTAACAGCTAGAATGGATACTCTTTAACAAAAATGGAATTCCAGTTATCAAATGTGATTGAAAAGTAATCGTTTACAACATCatttcttcctgccttcctccagcATTTGCAATGTTCCAGctgcatttcctttccattcaaatcttttttcctcttacctTCCTCTACTCCTGCAGCTTTCCGGCAAACAGATGTATTAATACAGCAGACaaaatgctgcagtgctgaCAACTGATGCATTATACACACCTGTTAGCCTACCCtaagaaataaacaaaccccCACAGAATATCTAATCACATGACATGTCTaggactgaaaaagaaagtccACAAACCTGGAAAGATTCTCTGTTTTTACGCTGCCTCCTTCTTTCTCTAAgcaagcttttctgtttttcttcttcctcttctttttccaatGCCCTGATATGTTCCTCAAAACAGATCAGAGCATCTTCTTTATCCATGTCTAGCAAAGGTTACAACAGAGTggttagaagaaaaataaggtatttCTTCCCACAAACTGTACAAAGTTTCTTACTATGAGGTAATGGTTGCCCCAACCTGGATAAATTATTGCCAACACAGAGCACAGAGACCTTTCTAAGAAAAGTACTGTGGATGAGCACTTGTGCACCTCTCCGCATTACCACAGGCATCCTGAAAGTACAGGACAGAGCTAAGAACACAGGGCATCTTTGTCAATGCTTTAGCAGCTGTGTAAATGCATACACTGCTCTTAAAATACAGGATCAACTCaatgttaagaaaaatgtgCTCATAATGGAAAACCTGCCTTCTTACTCTAAAAGAGTAAAACAAATGACTTTCCTaggaaagcaaacacagcagGACCTCACTCAATGTAGCAGAAGGTAACGTAACTATGTGCAACACAGATTACGTTGTCAAATACTCCTTCAAACTTCAAAGGCTAACAAATACTAAGGCAATTCAATCACCACAAAAAAGGTATCCTTTGCTTTATCATTAAGATTAGTCAGTTCCTGATTTTTGAAGCTGACATCTGTTTCCTAGGAACCAAACAAGTCAGGGTCCTTCACaaaggctgctcagcagctgtcacAGCGGCTCTGGACTGGGAAAGAGCAAGCCATACCCAGGCAAGAGTCCTCACTGCTAAAGACAAATCAATTCCCTCTTCCAAAAGAAACGCACAGACTTTTTACATACTCTGAAGTTCTTCGTCTTCTGCAAATGTAGGATTGTCCATCAGATACTGCTGAGCCTCCGACCAAGTAGTACAGTAGGTGACGTTAGCCATGTTATCTAGTATGTTCTTCAAAGCTTCCCAATTCCTCTTTCGTAACTGTTTGGCTTGTTCCTGAGCCGAAAACACAttggggtttgttggggttttttggtcaGATTTGAGGTTGTATAGACAAAGATACATGCCCCTCCCCTCCAAAGTCTGTTCTCCAAAATAAACGTTTAATTTACACAAAATTAACCTTTTATCTACACGTAAAGCAATGTAATACAATTTGGATCTACATATAATTTTTGCACACTATTTCTCACATCCACAGATAAACCATTCAGTACTATTATCTCTGATTGTTCCTGATAGATGGCAAAAGCTCGCGCAACGGTGCTCATCTTTTAGAGGTACTGGTAGGGAACTGCCAGTACACTCAGTAGACAGTCAGTGCTGTAACAAGGCACCACAGCCCACTGTGCTGTTGAAAAGCAGATCTAAACCAGGTGTGCTATTCGTAAGCAATTCCATAAGCGGTGCTGTTTGGATGGCTGGCCTCTTTCTGgttgttctgcttttgcagcaagtGTGGACTTTAACACTAGTCTCACTTAAAATCAATTTCAGAAACAGTCTCGCTACACAGCATCAAGCACATGATAGTTTCAGTCTTTATTTGGAGGCAGTTCAGTATAAAAGCCATCATGTAACTTATTAAGatcatactgaaaaataaacacattgcAAAATTAGCAGCAACATCTCAATAAAACCAAAGACTTTtcaaagaaacttcttttttatcTGCCACAGAGTCAAATCAGGGGTTCATCTTGTCCACCAGCAGACTGCAATGAACTAGGGAAAGATAACAAGAGCTATCTAACTCCTAGCATGCTTGCCCAGTTTCAGACAGGCAGTTTTTTGGGAAATTTTGATCTTCAAAATGTTACCCTGCAGTAAGTTCCACAACTTCAGTTGTGTACTGTGCAGGAACAGAACTTCCAATAGTTTGTATAGGTAAGGATGCATCACCTTCTGCCTGCTAACTCTCCTGAATTCCCCTTACATACTGTatgagaaataaggaaaaactgTCTCCAAATTCACATCTACAAGATCAGTCACAGTTTTGAAGAGTTCCAAcaatgcttttttccctgtccCCTTGCCCCATTACATCTTGCCAAACCGGAGCTCCCCCTCTGTAGTGTCTCATAGTTGATAAATCTTGCCTCTCTTCTggtcttttttctctctctcccttcagAGAGAGGGCAAACTGACCTGTAACCTGGAAGCAGTATACAGTTCACATTCATGCAGCGACATGCTCACTTCTCCATggctttcctctcctgctgttAGCATTCTGACTGTCCTTGAACAACATTCAGAATTGCCCTGCTTGCAAAGACTTCTTTACTAAGAAGTATAAACTAATTTACAGGTAACAAGTGAAAACAGACATCTGAAAGAAAGTTACCTTCTCttttttagacagaaaaaacaagacATCTTCATAAATTTCAAGACGATCACGCTCAGATATCGCATTCCAGACTTCCATCTCCCCAAACATTTGTTCAGCTTTTCtgcacacaaaagaaaaagcatacaGTAATTTATTGACGAACACTGATTTAAACTGCCCAATTGGCTTACAATGATATTAATGAACCGTTACAAGTAGTAATGCTTTTGTACAACAACTCCCCAATTTTCTCTCTTGTGACTTTTTCCATGACACCTGTCTATCtcctacaaataaaaaatagttaaaaattaaagctgatCCCACTATACACTTCTCTCGACAGAGGTACAAGTTTACCTGCAGTATGTTGCATTAGTGTTTTTATCTGAAGGCTAGCACATGTTCAGGTCACTGTTCTAACAAACACTATGGGAAATCAGATCTACAAAATTTCCAACAACAAGCTTATTAGATGTACGGCCCTTCGAGCATGAGCTTCCATGAACAAGCTATTAGAACTACTTTGCTCTCAATAGGAGATGTAATATAAAACCCCTCTTAGTGTTATCTTTCGTTTCTACTTATCAGAAGCTTAACCCATTATCATCAGCACACCACTCATTTGAGTTGTTTTATGCCTGGATCTTAAATACATTCTGTGAAAATGAGACTATATTTATACGTGTTCCTATAAAAATCTCAGTTATGCACTTTCCCAGGCTGAGCACATACAACGGTTAGCATTCACCAAGAGCAAAGCAGCAAGATTTGATTATTAACTTGGCAAGCTAGTAAAGGCTGGAACTTCATTTAATATTGGTCTTACTTGTATCTTGTTGTAGATGTCATCTTTTCATGGTTTTCGAGAAAACGCTGGAAGGACTCTTTAGCCTCTTTGTATTTTGATCTtgcttcttctttctcttctttttctgtttgaactTTGTAAGCAttaaatgcttgctttttttcacttaattttgCCAAAGCACTTCAtatcaaagagaaagaaaacaacaatgtCCATTATACAAAAGGGTGGAATTagattagaaaaacaaaaccaaagcaccaAAAGTAACAGATTTGAACAATCCAGATTTTTGAGACAAAATTAATCTAAAAGGCCAGTCACCACCCTGCCTCTCCCTCAGGATTAATGGAAGatcatttttgaaaaagcaataaaaacaagCACTTACTAATAAAAGTGGTTAGTAGTAAAACATAAGCTACTATCAGGCCTTCAGGTTGCATTTGTGTGTTTCACATTACAATACTATTTTTATCATAGATATCAACCACTTTTCTGCAAATGTTTATAGCAGCCACTCATTTCAGAAAGTAACCTAGAAAGTTTTCAGCTCTATCACTGTAAATGCATGCTTTTATTCCCAAGGAAAGAACATAAATAGcataaaatacaagcaaaaacTGCCACatcatttccaaatgaaaaattaagccTAGGACTTCCATTTCTTTATGCAGGAAAGGAACAAAGTTCCCTGACAGTGGTACATGTTCACAAATGCACGAACAGCTATTAAAACAATCCTAAGTTATGTCAGTAAACACCTAAAATAGTATTTGTGTAGAAATTTGAGGAAAGAATCGAGCAGTACCTGTATCTAGGATCATTAATGATCATTTTCATAGCTTGCTCCCAAGAAGCATTGGATGGTACTCGCTGTGAAGACATTAAATCATTCATTAATTAGATTTGTAACCAACATCCAACAATGAGCAGTTCCTTAAAAAATAGCCTTtagggggagggaaaaaaaaacccaaacaaccaaaaaaacccaacactacACTTTCAATGTTAAGACAACATTCTttgtcacaatttttttttcaaaattttattaacagtcaacatggaaaacaaaacaaggtaATTCTGGGATTATTGCTATTTTTACAATAAATTCTTCTGGAAGTTTATCTACTACACAAATATGTTGACTCTCtatacaaaacacaaacaataCTCTGAGTGAAAACCAAAGCCAGTCTCTTTTTACTCCCACTTCAtttccatctttaaaaaaagataaagaattGAGAGCTCAGACACTCAGGCAACACTTTTATTAGAAGTGTGCCTCACTGTCAGGCAACAGTATTGGCAACCATAATTTCCACAACactttaaatacagttttagaATTACTATTtcacagtggggaaaaaaaaagtgtctttaaaTCAGACTAGCTTATGAAAACACTGAATACGAAATCTaacagtttgttctttttccatATGGACCTTTACACTGTCTGTCTCTGAAGCTTCTAATGAAGCTGTCCGTCAAATCACTCACGATTCTAGTCTGAATTTTAGACAAAGACCAGATTGCAAGTTTGTATTAGCATAGGGATCatgtaaaaggaagaaaataagaacacACTGAACTGAGAGCCCTGATAAAAATTCAGCACCTCCCCAACTCACctaaagagctgaaaaaaaattgtttaaactGTGTATTGCTTTCACTGTAGTGTTCTTTTCCCTCACTTCTTGTCTAGTACAGAAGTCCTCTTCCACAACAGTGAAAAATTCTTCACAAAAAGTCTAGCAATTTCTGGCAAATGCAGTTTTTGTAGTTCAATAAAGCATTAAGAATAGTTGACcgaaataccttttcttttaacagttctttaaatgcttgctttgcttcttcctttgtATTCCACGTATAGGTTTTTTTAACTGGTTGGGCATCATCATCCTCTTTCTTTGAAGCACCACTATacataaaaatcagtaattttgttacttaagcatttttttcctaagttaGAGCCACCGAAGAGTCATAAACCACCATAATCAGATAGAATGAGTCTCAAAGAGAAATAATATGCTACACGTGATTTGTACAAGACAAATTGTGTACAACACCGCAATTTGTACAAGACTTTTCCTTAAAGACACCATACACAAACTAatcaaaaaagcagcaaactatttcagaaaagtaTTAGCACTTATGCAATTGGCTACCTGCTCAAGTTATTTAGAAAttattcataaaaatataatgcTGAAATTTAGCAGgaatatttcatatatatatatacacacacatatataaaaaaaatataaagggGTGTGCCTAAAAATATGCCTCTTGCCCTTAATTATCTCCTGCTGGCTATAATGCCCATAGCgtgtttcctttttgtttgaaTGATAAAAATCATAAGCTATAATTCTCCATTATTAAAAACCAAAGGATCTCATTTTTGCTGGAACAAGCATTTTCATCTAACAACAGCCAATTGCACAGATCTATGGAAGAGGAAACCATACAGGGTAAGCATATAACATTACCCCGGGAAACTCTCACAGCTATTGAAAACTCATGAAATGTTCACATCACTGATGCTCTCTGAAGGGTTTAAGAGCTTTGGGAGAGGGCTGGCAAGGGAAGgcattaatttttctaaaaatagatttaatacttctttaattctttcttaCTCATAGTTCTTCTCTGCTGCCATTGATTCATGCTCACGTTTCACTGAAGAATCAGCTAACTTTCAAAGAAGCCTGGCCACCTACAATTGAAGATAAACCAGATCctagaagaaatacaaaactgcagcaaagccaCACGCTTTGTAGTTTCACTTACTCTGCTGAGGCCTCCTGCTTGGAAGAGTCGTCTGCTGCATTAGCTGCAGCTTCTGCAttctgctcctgcccagcaggtGCAGATGTTGCTTGTCCCTGTTCCTCAGTTGCTGCCGTGCCAGCACTCTCATTTTCTCCCACagaagaagctgcagcagtttCTGCTTCAGGGGCTCCtgttgctgcagaagcagcagcggTGGTAGTAACAGCTGCGGCAGTTTCCCCAGCAGttgtggctgtgctggctgtgcttgttgcttctgctgcagcagctggagtaGATGTCGCTGGAGTTGATTCTTCAGGCTTTGTGCTACAGgtatcagaaaacagaaacagtcaCATACAAGCATGGGACAACATAATTGTTCAGACAAACCCATAGTTTAAATAAGTTAATAAAAGTATGAAATCATAGTTTCAGGTCTAGTTACAAAGACTTACAAGAAGAACACAAAATTTTAGCTCAGAGAAAgtaaatgctttattgaaaCTGTTTATGTAGATCAATCATTTTAGTCGAGAAGTAACCTAGAATACATTATTTGAGTTTTTATGTATTAAGCCACTGTTTGGACTAGTTGCAAGAACGTTTTAAGATTCAAGGACTAGACTGTTCTTAAAAAATAGGCAGCATCACGTAAAAAACATTAGCATATCATTAAAAACAtacctgttttcttcagctttaatCATTGCTAgaggagaaatgggaaaaaaaacaatcaaaacagCTTCAAAAATAGTTATATTTGCATGGTAAAAAGTTACTGTTAACATAATTTAATAGAAGCGTagcttcaagtatttttttttactattaataattttaatacttGTGCCCTTTAAAGACTGAAATCAATTCAGACTAAACCAAAACTTAGAAATCCCATTAGAGAAAGATTAGGGTATATGAAGAATGATTTCTTGGTTTACAATAATTGTTTCAGCTTTAAAAGACTAGTTTTAAGTACAGTCAGGCTTACTGAAACAGatctatctttctttcttttctattctcaCAATGATTGATGCTTATTCTTTGTagtactttttaaaacactCATTTCTTACCCCAGCTGACTTTGTAGATTTTTTGATCACCTTACAATACCAAATAAAAGCATGCTAAAAGCGAAAACTAGTTGCACAGCATCATACAATGTTTGTACAAAAGGGGACACTGCCTTTATAATACAGAAGGGCAGTAAAAAAATTACACGTTTTTGCCACATCACTTCCCTCAAAATAATTATTGTcgaaaattaaaagcaaattgaCACCTAAGCAAAAGCCTTACATGCAATTCTGGCTTTCAGCAGACAGGCAGTACTACTTCGAGTATAAAAGACgttactgttttcaaaattcttcCAAGACACCGAAACAAATAGTTCTTACTCAGTTATAAGCTATACAGTAAGACAGAACTCCAGCACCCTTTTACTCTGGTTTCCCAAGTGAATGAGGATTAGAACAGCCACCCCTCTGCCTCTCACCTTTCCCCACCAGCCTGAACCCCTTCACAAATTATTAACTTCCTACGAGCTTCCAAAGGATTGGTAGCCAAGTGAGGGCCAAATTCTACAACAGCCCTAAAATAAAGGAAGACTGGAAGTATTACCGGCAGCTAACCCAGAGAGCAATGCACACAGCCCTTAACAAGCCACAGCATGTCACATGCAGATCCCGTTCCTTTTTTAGGGACACAAGGGGGAGCTGATGCGGCTGTCACATAAGGAAGAAGTTGGGGtataacagaaaaaaggatGGTGACGAGGTGGTGAGGACACAGGAGGCAAAACTGCTCCATAGAAATCTCAGACTGCATGAACTCTACTGCATACAGCTCGTTTCAGTAGATTTAATCTCTAACAGAAGTTTGACTGCTAGGCTTTGATACCAAACAGCACGCAACTCACTGCCACCCTTCCTACTCATTTTTGTTAGTTACCTTCAAGATCCTCCAGCTCTTTGGGTTTTGCCCAGCGTGATTCCTTTGTTTGGGAATTGTAATAGTAGGGCTTTCCAGAATCAGATTTATACTCTTTCCAGGGACACTTAGACAACAATTGCTgatgaacagaaaacagaaaattaaacctATAATGGTGTTCTACAATCAAAAGGATACCTAGGAGGGAACCGCAAACCCTATGCAAATAACTTAAGGATCAATGAATACAAGGCATATACTTGCCAAGGAAAAAACTCCCTAACAATAAACAAACATACTACTTATCTGTAATATAAAAGAATGCcatcttttttaataaacaaaatttaTCTAAAAATTGAGGAAAACTCGAGCATTTTGTCCATTTTGCAGCCTCGAGTTCTAGcaacataaaaacattttttgcagcttttcttatttGAGGAGTTTGCTCCcattaggtaaaaaaaaaataaaaaataaaaatctactgGCATGGCCATCCCTCCTGCCATGATAGTTACAATACCAAGTTCTTGCACCCACACAAACTCATAAAGCACAGTAACCTTCATCTGCATTTAGCTTTACCTCAGCAGGAGTTTTGAGATCATCTGGCTTCTCCCACGTAGACTGCTTTGTTTCAGTATTATAGTAATACGTTCTTCCATCAGGTGATTTGTGTTCTGTCCACGTGGATttctaggaaaaataaaatataccaTTAATGATGAACAATAACTGCCAACAGAGATGCTAGCAAAAGCCACTAAAAAAGCTAAATACAAGTGGAAAGCAAGGGAAACCTGTTTAGAGTGCTCTTCATTAACAGAACTGTTGGTTGTGGCGGTTTGCTGGGCTGCGCAAACTACAGGATGTGTTGTCTGAGGGCGAAACAAAACAGAGCTCTGAAAAGACATTCTGGTTAATATTCGTGTTTCATTTGaacatatatattaaatacaCTTAAGTAATTCAGCAGCAAAGGCAAGACAGCAAGCCAAAATCTAAACACATTTAGGGTAGTattgttttcaagaaaacacTTTGTGACAAGAACTTTTAGAGTCTCCCGCACCCCCTCCCATTCAGCAATCCAAGGCAGCCAATTGCtatcagaagagaaagcaaaagtgaACACGATCAGACCCTAACAACTTCAAGTGAAAGTGCCAGAAGCACTCcctgttttcaaaactaaaatttGCTTCAAGATTCTGACTTCAGGAGCTTAGTGTGAACTCAGAGAAGTACCTTCCTACTAGCTTTTCATCAACAGTTTATATAAACTCTGAAATCAGGGCTGGTGGAATACAGCTTTACCAGTCTCCTCTGTTTCAGTTACTGGATATGGCTGAGGAGAAACAGCTTCCTTACAAGTCCAATGCCTTGTTCAATTACACAGAATGCACATCTCGCAGAAATCAAAGGACAATTGATATTCACCAATATTAAGCTAGATACAAGGTCCCCAAATTTTGAAGTAACAACCAAAAACTTACAATGGGGTATCTTGGAGGCCACATAACTATTTTTACAGATTCTGCCTCTTAGTTATCTAACCAAACTATTTTCTCCATCTTAAAACTAAATGCCTGGGATAACTTCTAGAAAAGTAATACTGACAAAATTTCAAATAGAAGTCTGAGTGACTGAAAGTTATTTGTAGTCATTCAAGGTGCCACgtgaaaacagatttaaaactCTCTTCCAGATGACGTGCCTACTTTGATACAAAGTTACACCGATTCATGATTGAAAAGTttcactatatatatatatacagcaCCAGTTCCATTCCATCAGTGATTTCCCATCTGATGGAAACGTGGAAGATACTGAAAAATCACCTAATGAAACAAGTTCAGCCTGTATGCCACCATCCTCTTTACAAGTTTAAGCTATGTTAAATCACCTTCCATGCAACCTACCCactatttattcttatttaagTACTGAATTATGCTATGTTTCCACAAACGTGGAAGAAGACACTAACAAAAGCAAACTTCAAATAATGTCAAGATGAAGGGGGGTGGGAGATGGGGGGAAAGAGTGTTAAGCTAAATCACCAATGAGCAGCAAAATTATTGATAAAGTGGTGATAACCATTCTTTTGAGGTTAGTACTTTATATTCTTCGAGAATGACAgtgatgttttcaaaattactaTGGGTAACTATATaggctacttttttttttt comes from the Falco peregrinus isolate bFalPer1 chromosome 8, bFalPer1.pri, whole genome shotgun sequence genome and includes:
- the PRPF40A gene encoding pre-mRNA-processing factor 40 homolog A isoform X1, translating into MSGGDSAAAAATASPQPLPFSLPKPPPLMQLTPGDAVRPVASAADQSPKSTRLAGRPDWPAGKPVSLLAPLLPPRGEPEPLMPFGPTSRQPLRGRLLGRCSGGSLLSPSMRPGGVDRGSLMMGHPGMPHYPPMGMHPMGQRPPNMPPVPHGMMPQMMPPMGGPPMGQMPGMMQSVMPGMMMSHMSQAAMQPTVPPGVNSMDAQVGVTPPGTQSSVLFRPQTTHPVVCAAQQTATTNSSVNEEHSKQKSTWTEHKSPDGRTYYYNTETKQSTWEKPDDLKTPAEQLLSKCPWKEYKSDSGKPYYYNSQTKESRWAKPKELEDLEAMIKAEENSTKPEESTPATSTPAAAAEATSTASTATTAGETAAAVTTTAAASAATGAPEAETAAASSVGENESAGTAATEEQGQATSAPAGQEQNAEAAANAADDSSKQEASADGASKKEDDDAQPVKKTYTWNTKEEAKQAFKELLKEKRVPSNASWEQAMKMIINDPRYSALAKLSEKKQAFNAYKVQTEKEEKEEARSKYKEAKESFQRFLENHEKMTSTTRYKKAEQMFGEMEVWNAISERDRLEIYEDVLFFLSKKEKEQAKQLRKRNWEALKNILDNMANVTYCTTWSEAQQYLMDNPTFAEDEELQNMDKEDALICFEEHIRALEKEEEEEKQKSLLRERRRQRKNRESFQLFLDELHEHGQLHSMSSWMELYPTISSDIRFTNMLGQPVFSSGSTALDLFKFYVEDLKARYHDEKKIIKDILKDKGFVVEVNTSFEDFVTVISSTKRATTLDAGNIKLAFNSLLEKAEAREREREKEEARKMKRKESAFKSMLKQATPPIELDAVWEDIRDRFVKEPAFEDITLESERKRIFKDFMHVLEHECQHHHSKNKKHSKKSKKHHRKRSRSRSGSESEDDDSHSKKKRQRSESRSVSERSSSAESERSYKKSKKHKKKSKKRRHKSDSPESDIEREKDKKERERESEKDRARQRSESKHKSPTKKRPGKDSGNWDTSGSELSEGELEKQRRTLLEQLDEDQ